Proteins found in one Pempheris klunzingeri isolate RE-2024b chromosome 6, fPemKlu1.hap1, whole genome shotgun sequence genomic segment:
- the sbno2b gene encoding si:ch73-63e15.2 isoform X3: MSLMQFWTKLYSQLGRPLPKDLSCIDDLSTNSLFSSPADSLSEYADAQSFIPTDNLDTVPTLWDVNTSTTTTPAQSQLELNGTGRFHGLASLDDITAIISTPPLGGFQAPRTQPPPEEEEDAEEEETEELGHVDTYAEYRPSKSTIGISHPDIVVETNTLSSVPPPDITYTLSIPEKTISCGLLSALQLEAIIYACQQHEVILQNDQRAGFLIGDGAGVGKGRTVAGIILENYLKGRKKALWFSISNDLKFDAERDLKDIDAPNIPVHALNKIKYGDTATSEGVLFATYSALIGESQAGGQHRTRIKQILDWCKPDFDGVIIFDECHKAKNATSTKMGKAVLDLQNKLPRARVVYASATGASEPKNMIYMSRLGIWGEGTPFRAFDDFLHAIEKRGVGAMEIVAMDMKVSGMYIARQLSFSGVSFRIEEIGLDNDFKLVYNKAAKLWAEALQVFMRAADELGLVSRKSLWGQFWSSHQRFFKYLCIAAKVRCLVELAQKELEAGKCIVIGLQSTGESRTREVLDENDGHLDRFVSAAEGVFQSLVTKHFPSEKQRREKAPGNKRKRKPRVRQPKVPKHTVDSGGVINISDDSSSDSDGMDTDSNSSPDSLLDNDDVIFVNHTSYQTARIEEMKQGLLNKISILGKELPLNTLDELIDKFGGPDKVSEMTGRKGRVVRRPDGSVRYESRAEQGLTIDHINIKEKDRFMSGEKLVAIISEAASSGISLQADKRVKNQRRRVHMTLELPWSADRAIQQFGRTHRSNQVTAPEYIFLISELAGERRFASIVAKRLESLGALTHGDRRATESRDLSKYNFENKYGAKALDKITKAILGHIENKVPPPKGYPVGEAMFFRDMKLGMMDVGIFCKESRFGISTEKDCSITKFLNRILGLEVHKQNYLFQYFTDNFDYLIEKDKKEGKYDMGILDLAPGNDEIYEEKQETFLTVGNPQDGQVVLYKISVDRGMPWDEAYNRSLKLSGPDEGFYLSQKLRGNHPCVLLAEQGRGKNLIVYKPNIGKQTHPESLDNLQQRYRKVTPEEARESWENQFTFSFKKCSHANWNGKCKKIEEGQECLQGMRLRQYHMLCGALLRVWKRVSDVVSDITSTSILQIVRLKTKQHNKQVGIKIPENCVARVREELLLMDEEVKRRRKEREQQAVEQRLAEERMRKMEQENKHLLANLFNQKPMLNQSLAQSLAQSHLLKQKLNQNVLQRTQTGSIPQLQRMPTQPQSALQQPSQSIQQLSSLLSLQRNPSQAQQRTHNSWPSNPTTTSTTNQGPLPSMVNLSTNLSQFYPQSFLSSFSQLKSPSLSLHQSPSLSSKNTLDEILDLTVSSPSPSPDSTEAGLHLDSLTGHSATFGDDFNLESLISQNAPNAQHTAQMQQPLLQQQQQHLQATQQQNHSLLANNHHQDLLDFLDLPLSPQMPTQKASPSSSTSSGSSSSSSTSSVSTNLVSHIAAGLPPASALIPTSSSSSLFSSPPPSSSLFSSSPSRFASSYRLPQSDSLPLPNGHCSSAALDVREALNSMLQAGPDRKSVIHYRQQD, from the exons GCTCCGAGAACCCAGCCGccaccagaggaggaagaggatgctgaggaagaggagacggAGGAACTGGGACATGTAGACACATATGCTGAGTACAGACCTTCCAAAT CCACTATAGGAATTTCTCATCCTGACATAGTGGTGGAGACCAACACGCTATCCAGTGTCCCTCCTCCTGACATCACATACACTCTGTCTATCCCTGAGAAAACTATTAGCTGCGGCCTGCTGTCTGCCCTGCAGCTAGAGGCCATCATCTACGCCTGCCAG CAACACGAGGTTATCCTTCAGAACGACCAGAGAGCAGGCTTCCTGATCGGAGATGGGGCAGGAGTTGGAAAGGGACGCACGGTGGCAGGAATCATCCTGGAGAACTACCTTAAGGGAAGGAAGAAAGCACTATG GTTCAGCATATCCAATGACCTGAAATTCGATGCAGAGAGAGATCTCAAAGACATAGATGCACCGAATATCCCTGTGCATGCCTTAAACAAG ATTAAGTATGGAGACACAGCTACCTCAGAAGGAGTCCTGTTTGCAACTTACTCTGCGCTGATTGGAGAGAGCCAGGCAGGAGGGCAGCACCGTACAAGAATTAAACAGATCCTAGATTGGTGCAAGCCCGACTTTGACGGAGTT ATTATTTTTGATGAATGCCACAAAGCCAAGAATGCCACATCTACAAAGATGGGCAAGGCAGTGCTCGACCTGCAAAACAAGCTGCCACGGGCCAGAGTGGTGTATGCCAGTGCCACAG GTGCCTCTGAGCCAAAGAACATGATCTATATGAGCCGCCTGGGAATCTGGGGTGAGGGCACACCCTTCAGAGCCTTTGATGACTTCCTGCACGCCATCGAGAAGAG AGGTGTCGGTGCCATGGAGATTGTTGCCATGGACATGAAAGTGAGCGGGATGTACATTGCCAGGCAGCTGAGCTTCTCAGGGGTGTCATTCCGCATTGAGGAGATCGGACTGGACAACGACTTCAAACTGGTGTATAACAAAGCTGCCAAACTG TGGGCAGAGGCGTTGCAGGTGTTCATGCGTGCAGCTGATGAGCTGGGCCTGGTCAGCAGGAAGTCTCTGTGGGGGCAGTTCTGGTCGTCTCACCAGCGCTTCTTCAAATACCTCTGTATTGCTGCCAAGGTCCGCTGCCTGGTGGAGCTGGCCCAAAAAGAGCTGGAGGCAGGAAAG TGCATTGTTATCGGGCTGCAGTCTACTGGAGAGTCTCGCACCAGAGAAGTCCTGGATGAGAATGACGGGCATCTTGACAGAtttgtctctgcagcaga GGGAGTATTCCAGTCTCTTGTAACAAAACATTTCCcatcagagaaacagagacGAGAGAAGGCACCAGGGAATAAGAGAAAAC GGAAGCCTAGAGTTCGCCAGCCCAAGGTACCCAAGCACACCGTGGACAGCGGCGGCGTGATCAACATCAGCGATGACAGCAGCAGCGACTCCGATGGCATGGACACAGACTCCAACTCCTCGCCAGACTCTCTGCTAGACAATGATGATGTAATCTTTGTGAACCACACTAGTTACCAGACAG CCAGGATAGAGGAGATGAAGCAGGGCCTCCTCAACAAAATATCCATACTGGGAAAAGAACTACCTCTCAACACCTTGGACGAGCTCATCGATAAATTTGGAGGACCAGATAAAGTCTCAGAG ATGACTGGTCGTAAAGGCCGTGTGGTGCGGCGCCCTGATGGCAGTGTCCGTTACGAATCCCGGGCTGAGCAGGGTCTCACCATCGACCACATTAACATCAAGGAGAAAGATCGCTTCATGAGTGGCGAGAAG TTGGTGGCCATCATCTCAGAAGCAGCCAGCTCTGGGATTTCCCTGCAGGCAGACAAGCGAGTGAAAAACCAGAGGCGCCGAGTCCACATGACCTTGGAGCTGCCTTGGAGTGCAGACAGGGCCATTCAGCAATTTG GTCGCACCCATCGGTCCAACCAGGTGACGGCCCCAGAGTACATCTTCCTCATCTCGGAGCTGGCTGGGGAGAGACGTTTTGCCTCCATTGTGGCTAAGAGACTAGAGAGTCTG GGTGCATTAACCCATGGAGACAGAAGAGCCACCGAGTCCAGAGACCTGAGCAAGTACAATTTTGAGAACAAG TATGGTGCCAAGGCTCTAGATAAAATCACCAAAGCAATCCTTGGCCACATAGAAAACAAGGTGCCCCCTCCCAAAGGCTACCCGGTGGGTGAGGCCATGTTCTTCAGAG acATGAAACTTGGAATGATGGATGTGGGAATCTTTTGTAAGGAGTCTCGCTTTGGGATCAGTACTGAGAAAG ACTGCAGCATCACCAAGTTCTTAAACCGCATCCTGGGCCTGGAGGTCCACAAGCAGAACTATCTGTTCCAGTACTTCACTGACAACTTTGACTACCTAATCGAGAAGGATAAAAAGGAGGGCAAATACGACATGGGAATCCTAG ACCTTGCCCCCGGCAACGATGAGATCTACGAGGAGAAGCAGGAGACTTTCTTGACAGTCGGAAACCCTCAGGATGGACAGGTTGTTCTCTATAAG ATCAGTGTGGACAGAGGTATGCCCTGGGATGAAGCCTACAACCGGTCACTGAAGCTCAGCGGTCCCGACGAAGGCTTCTACTTGTCCCAGAAG CTGCGAGGTAACCACCCATGTGTGCTGCTAGCTGAGCAAGGAAGAGGCAAGAACCTCATTGTGTACAAGCCTAACATTGGCAAGCAGACCCACCCTGAGAGCCTGGACAACCTGCAGCAGCGTTACCGGAAG GTGACTCCAGAGGAGGCCAGGGAAAGCTGGGAGAACCAGTTCACCTTCTCCTTCAAGAAGTGTAGCCATGCCAACTG GAATGGAAAGTGCAAGAAAATTGAGGAAGGCCAGGAGTGTCTGCAGGGCATGCGCCTCCGTCAGTACCACATGTTGTGTGGTGCTCTGCTGCGTGTGTGGAAGCGCGTATCCGACGTGGTGTCTGAcatcaccagcaccagcatcctGCAGATTGTCCGCCTTAAAACCAAGCAGCACAACAAGCAAGTCG GTATCAAGATCCCAGAGAACTGTGTGGCCCGAGTGCGCGAGGAGCTGTTGCTGATGGacgaggaggtgaagaggaggcgaaaagagagggagcagcaggCTGTGGAGCAGCGGCTGGCCGAGGAACGCATGCgcaagatggagcaggagaacaaACACCTCCTGGCTAATCTGTTCAACCAGAAACCCATGCTCAACCAGTCCCTCGCTCAGTCCCTCGCCCAGAGTCACCTCctcaaacagaaactgaaccAAAACGTTCTACAAAGGACACAAACTGGGAGCATCCCTCAGCTGCAGAGAATGCCAACGCAGCCCCAGTCTGCTTTGCAGCAGCCCTCCCAGAGCATACAGCAGTTGTCCTCCCTGTTGTCCTTACAGAGAAATCCCAGCCAAGCCCAGCAAAGGACCCATAACAGCTGGCCCAGCAatcccaccaccacctccaccactaaCCAGGGCCCTCTGCCCAGTATGGTTAACCTCAGCACCAATTTGTCCCAGTTCTACCCCCAGTCctttttatcctctttttcGCAGCTGAAGAGCCCATCTCTTTCACTCCATCAGTCTCCCAGCTTGTCTTCCAAGAACACCCTGGATGAGATCTTGGACCTGACTGTGAGCTCACCCTCCCCGTCCCCAGACAGCACGGAGGCCGGGCTGCATCTGGACAGTCTGACAGGACACTCTGCCACATTTGGAGATGACTTTAATCTGGAGTCCCTGATCTCTCAGAATGCACCAAATGCCCAGCACACTGCACAAATGCAGCAGCCTCtcttacagcagcagcagcagcatctgcaggCAACGCAGCAGCAGAACCACAGCCTACTGGCCAATAACCACCACCAGGACTTACTAGATTTTCTTGACTTGCCCCTGTCTCCCCAGATGCCCACACAGAAAGCCAGCCCTTCATCCTCTACCTCCTCCggctcttcctcctcgtcctccacctCTTCGGTGTCGACCAACCTGGTCTCTCACATCGCCGCCGGCCTCCCGCCTGCGTCCGCCCTCATCCCGACgtcgtcctcctcttctctcttctccagcCCGCCCccgtcttcctctctgttttccagCTCACCCTCTCGCTTCGCATCCTCCTATCGCCTCCCCCAATCAGACTCTCTTCCCTTACCCAACGGCCACTGCAGCTCCGCCGCTCTCGACGTCCGCGAGGCTCTGAACAGCATGCTACAGGCCGGACCAGACCGCAAGTCTGTCATTCATTACCGGCAACAAGACTAG